From Cupriavidus sp. D39:
TTCGCGCAGGGCAGCGGAATTCGGCTTGTCAGTGCAGTTGATCATCCACAGCATTTCTTCATCTCCTAGTGGTGGTATTCCAGCATCGAGTTCCGGCCTTGCCAGCCGGCCCGTGATCAGCATCATAGGGCGATGCATTTACCGTCTTTGCAGCGTGACATTGAATGACTTGCAATGCAGCGTTGAAGATGCACGGCCCATTACCGCAACTTCGGCACCTACAATTTCCTCAGTTCGATCAGGGAGAATGAAGATGCGACTGAAGGAAAAGGTGGCGATCGTCACGGGCGGGGCCTCCGGCCTCGGCAAGGCCATTGCCTTGCGCTTTGCCAGCGAAGGGGCCATGGTCATCATCGTCGACGTGAATGATGCGGCGATGGCGGCGACCGCGGAAGAGATTCAGGGGCTGGGCGGCAAGGCACGTGCGTACAAGGTCGACGTGACGCAGCAGCAGGAACTGCGCAATGTCATGGAAGACGTGGTTGCCGCCGAAGGGCGAGTGGACATCCTCGTCAACAACGCGGGCGTCACCCGCTACCGGCCGTTTGGCAGTATGGGTGATGCGGACTGGAACGCGGTGCTCGACCTCGACCTCAAAGGCGTGTTTTATTGCGCCCAGGCAGCGGCGCCGTACATGGAACGACAGCAGTACGGCAAGATCGTCAATATCTCGTCGAGCCTGGGTACCGGGACCACGCCGCATATCGGCGCACTGACCGCCGGTGCCAGCGCGCCTTATGCCTCTGCCAAGGCTGCAGTGATCCAGTTGACCAAGACGCTGGCGAGAGAACTTGGCCCGAGCGGTGTCAATGTCAACTGTGTGGCGCCGGGCTTCTTCCTGACACCGCTCACGGGCGCCACGCGCAGCCCGGACGAGGTGGCGGAGCATATCCGTGTTCGCACCAGCATGGCTGTCCTCAATCGGCCAGGGCGGCTGGAAGAGCTTGCCGCAGCGGTACTGTTCTTCGCCAGCGACGATTCCAGTTTTGTTACCGGCCACACGCTCTATGTGGACGGTGGGCGAACCGACCGGATGTAAGCGGACCCGAGCAAGATTTGAGCACCGTGCCGAAGTGATTCGGCATGTGGCCTGTCAGGACAGACGCCGCAGCAAGCGGCGCGCGCAATCCCATCCCACCCTCGAGGACAGAATCATGGAGACAATGGTGCCATCGCAGTCCAGGCGTATCCGTCGTTTGCTCATTTCACTGCCTTTGCTCGCTGCCAGCGCGGTATTGATGCAGCCGGGCGCGGCCCATGCGGGCTATCCCGACAAGCCGATCAAGCTGCTGATCGGCTTTCCCCGGGCGGATCGACCGACCTGATCGGGCGGCTGGTCGCGGAAAGGCTGTACAAGGCATTGGGCCAGCCAGTCGTCATCGAGAACCACGGCGGCGCCAATGGCATGGTCGCGGCCAATGCGGTTGCGGCCGCGGCTCCCGATGGCTACACACTGTTGCTGACTTCCATGGGAATGACGACCAATCCCTACCTGTACACGAAGTCGGCACGTGACCCGGTCAAGGATTTCACTCCGATTTCGCTGCTGGCCAATGTTCCTAACGTGATTGTCGTCAACCCGAAGCTACCGGCGCGCAATCTGGATGAGTTGCTGCGTCTGGCCCGTTCGAGCAAGACGCCGCTGACGTCGGGTACGACCGGCCAGGCGGCGCCCGGTCATCTGGCGACGGAGCTGCTGCAGCGGGCGGCCAACGTCAAATTTTCGTTCGTGCCTTACAAGGGTTCGGCCCCGGCATTGAACGATGTCATGGCCGGCTACGTCGACATGTCGCTGCCCACCGTCGTCGCCGCATTGCCGTCGATCCGGTCCGGCAAGGTGCGAGCCATTGCAGTCACCGGAGCTGGCCGGTCCAGCCTGCTGCCGGATGTCCCGACTTTGGCAGAAGCGGGCGTGAAGGACCTTAGTGGCAGCTCAGGGTGGTACGGCCTGGTCGGCCCGGCAAAGATGCCTCGCGAGGTTGTCGAACGACTCAGCCAGGCCGTCGTCAAAATCATGAACAGCAGCGACGTACGCGAACGCTTCCAAGCCAATGGGGCCGATCCCGTCGGATCCAATAGTGATGAAATGGCCGCCTTCGTCGCGCAAGACTACCGGCGATGGGGCGAACTGATCAGGGCCGCCAACATCAAGGCCGAGGCCCAATAACCCGGAAAGGGCAAGAGGGTCAGGTTCATGGACAAGCCGGGGCGATGGCGTGCGGCTTGGCACGCAACTCGGGCGATGCTAACATCAGTTCTTGGTGTCGGCATTGATTCCGGGTAGTGGAACTAATAGCGTTGTTGAGGAGATAGTTATGTCTGGCAGTGTGACGGTGTTGATCGGTGGAGATTGTGGTCCTGCGCATGGGCCGCGGGATGGTTTCCCGATAGAGGGCTACACGGAGTTGGTGCGTCCCGTGCTCGAGCAGGCGGACATGCGGTTTGTGAACTGCATGCGGACCTATTCGAGCCGGGGCATCCGGGCGGAGCATGCCCCACAGGTCGGGCAGCCAGTCGAGATGGCGGAAATCTACACCAACGGCATGTTCGACGCCGTCACCATGGCGAACAACCACACCTATGACGCCGGGCCGGACGCCATGCTGGATACTCGCGAATTGCTGAATTCGCGCGGTATTCAGGTGACGGGTGCGGGTCGGGACCTCAAGGAAGCCCGCCGTGCCGCGATCGTGGAAAAGAACGGCGTGAACGTGGCCTACCTCGGCTATACGTCGGTCGCCGCAGCCGGCAGCGAAGCTGGTCCAGACAAGCCGGGCGTCACCTCGATCCGGATCCGGACGTCCTACGAAACCCGCGGCCCGCACCAACCGGTCGGTATCCGGACGGAGCCCGATCCTGAGGATTTGGCCATGCTGGTGGAGGACATTCGTGCGCTGCGTGAGGAAGCGGACATTGTCATTCTCGCTTTTCACTCCGGCGTGATTCGGCTGCCACGGGTTATCGCTGACTACCAGGTAGCCGTTTCGCACGCCGCCATCGATGCAGGCGCCGACCTCGTCGTTGCGCATGCGCCGCACATTCCGAAAGCGGTGGAAGTCTACAAGGGCAAGACAATCTTCTACAGCCTGGGCGTGTTCGCCATGACGAAGGGCTTCCCCGCGCCGTCCTGGGCGGAGCCGGCATGGGCGCACGGCGCGGTCCGGAATCACACGGATCTCGACCCCGATTTCCCGCTCATGCCATACGGCAAGGCCTGTACCCTGAGCCTGCTGGCGAAAGCGGTGGTGTCGAAGGAGGGGTTGTGCGCGTCGGATTCCTGCCCATGGCCATGGACCAGCGGTACCGGCCGGAAGTCCTGCGCCGCGGGCACCCGAAATTCGACGAGGTTCTCAACTATATGGAATGGGCATCGGTGGATATGCCGCATACCTTCCGTGTGGAAGGGGACGAGGTGATCGTCACCGCCTGAGGCGGGCCCGCGCTACAAAGTCCTGGCCAGTCGCGCTCCGGCGCCCCGCATTGTGCAGTGCGACTGGCGAACGGCCCTGATGCAGGTAATGCCGTTCCGTCAAGCCACAGTCATTGCCGCGGGTGCGGGGCCGACTGTGGCTTTTTCGCCTTCTTCAACGGACAAAAATATTCCCGCAAACGCGGGAAAAGGCCTCGGATCAGTTGTGTGCATCCCCGAAGGTGAGACATTGCGGTAGAGGGGGCGTGCCCCCCGCCAATCACCAACCCGCCCGATCCTCCCGCGGATACTGCAGCACCATCGCCTCCAGGCCTTTCGCGCCGGCACGAATCTCAAACTGCTCTTCATTCGGCTCCACGACCACCATGGACCATTGCGGCAGTTCTTCGTCGCCATGAACGAGGCTGCCGTTGCCGACGAAGATGTAGTAGCCGCCAGCTGCACGGGGATCAGGGCCCTGTACCGTCATACCCTCACCGAGCCGCACCACTTGCGCAGCCATGCCATCGGATTCGTCCGCGAACAACGTCTCCCATGCCACTTCCTTGCGGGACTTGAGAACCGGCTCGGTGGAAAAACCCACCGGGTCCGAGGTCAGGTGCCGGCGCTTGCTTTGCTCGAGCTTTTCGCGGTACCCGGGCTTGTCGAGATAGATCGGTTCGGAATTGGCGGTGTACATGCGCATCGCCACGAATGACAGGCCTTGGGGGCCCGAAATGATCGGGCCATACGCAGTGTGGTGATCCTTGAACTGAACGGTCAGCGGCTGGAGCACCTGGCCGCGGTTACCAATGGTGCCGGAGCCGGCGACGAAGAGTTGAAACATCGTCACACCGTGAAAGTGCGGGACGATCGTTTCGTTGGCGTCCAACTCCGACATTGTGGCCTGCGGCCCCGGCTGCCGCTCGTTTGAAGAGCGCGGGCCGAAGTACACAGTTCCCCAATGCGTATTGCCAGTCCCAGGGGAAACCACAACATTCCGTTTTGCCAGGGCGTCGGCGCCACTTCGCGTGTAAATCATAGTCATTTCTCCTTTGCGTCTGCCGCAGGTCGCGGAAGATCTCCGCGCTGGTTTGCGGGTTGCTCAGAGCAGGCGGGCAACCCATAGACTAATCGTAGCAGAAGTTTTGATGAACAGCATCAGTTTCGATCATCGGAACCAAAAACACTTGAGACGTTGGGTTCTGAACAATGGAACCGATTCCAAAAATGTTGACTGTCGAGGCGCGTCGGGCTAAAGTCAGGACTATCGGAGCCGGCACCGCGCCGGGCCCGCAGGGGCTGCTCGTCGCAGACGTTGTCGCGCATCAGTGCGCAGTTTTGTCCCGATGTTGTCGGGAAGGGATCACTCTAGGTATGAACAAATTCAGTCATCTATTCGAGCCTCGCTCAATCGCCGTGGTGGGTGTTTCTGACGACGTCGCGCGCCCGGGTTCGCAGGTCGTGCGGGCACTCCTGAAGAACGGCTACAGCGGCAAGATCTTTCCGGTGAATCCGAAGTACGAGCAGTTCGACGGCATGAAGTGCTACGGTTCCGTTGCCGATATTGAGGAGGACGTGGATCTGGTCGTCATCGGTGTCCCGGCCAAGGGCGTGCTGCCGGTGGTGGAAATGGCAGCGCAGAAGCGCGTGCCGTTCGCGCTGATCCTCAGCGGTGGCTTCCGCGAAAGCGGACCCGAAGGGGTGGAGCGAGAGCGGCAGATGCTGGAGATCGCGCATGGATCCGGCATGCGCATCGTGGGGCCGAATTGCCTGGGCTTTGCCAACATTCACGCCAATGTCTATGCCGCCTTTGGCAGCATTACCCGCGAGCCGAAGCTCAAGCCGGGTTCCGTCTCGCTGGTGACGCAAAGCGGCGGCTTTGGCTACAGCATCGCGCTGGCATGCGAGGCGGCCGGCATCGGCTTCCGGCATGTGATCGCTACCGGCAATGAAAGCGATATCGATGCCGTCCAGCTGATCGATGCCCTGATCGATGACGACGAAACCAAGATCATCCTTGCCTATATCGAAGGCACCCGGGATGGTCGGGCGCTGCTCGACGTTGGCCAACGTGCCATGGCCCGTGGCAAGCCGCTGCTGCTGTGGAAGGCAGGGGTGACCGAGCAGGGCGCGCGCGCCGCGGCGTCGCATACCGCAAGCATGACCAGCAGCTATGACTATTACTCGGCGGCCTTCAAGCAAAGCGGTATCGTGGAGATCCGGGAAATCGACCAGGCGGTTGACTACCTGAAGGCACTGGAAGGCGGCAAGTATCCGGCCGGCGGCGGGGTGGCGGTGATGGGCGTTTCCGGCGGCTCCGCGATCGTCTTTGCCGACGCCGGTGAACCGGCTGGCCTGTCTCTGTGCGAACTGACCGAAAAGACCCAGGCAAGCCTGCAGGCGGTCATTCCGAACATCGGGGCAGTGCACAATCCCATCGATCTGACCGCAGGCTACTTCTCCGCCGGCAATCGCGCCAAGCTGGAAACTGCGGTACGTGCCACGCTGGAGGATCCCAATGTGCACGCGGTATGCGTGAATATCGCGACGACCGGGAAGGCGGGGAGCGTGGTGGCTGCGGAGGTGCTGGGCGAAATCGCCGGGTCGACCGAAAAGCCGATCGTGGTCTTCTCCTCGGCGCCAGCCAGCCAGATCGGGGAAGCGCTGTCGGTGTTCGCGCGGTCGAGCATTCCTGTGCTGCCTTCGCCTTCGCGCGCGGCCGGTGCGCTGGCAATGCTGGCCAACTACCGGCAGGCCCGCGCGCGTGTCGAACGCGCCACAGCCTCATCCGCTTCGCGAAGTGCGGCGGCACCGCGCGAGTTGTTCCCGCGTAACGCGGAGGGTGCGTCGCTATCGGAGGCCGATGCAAAAGCCATTCTCGCGGCAGCCGGCATTCCCGTGTCCAACGATGTGATCGTCAGTGGTGTCGAGGACGCTGTCGTATTCGACAAGATGACCGCGCCGCTGGTGGTCAAGATCGTCTCGCCGGACATCGCGCACAAGACAGAAGTGGGGGTGTCAAGGTAGGGATCCGCACGCGCGCCGAACTGGAGGCAGCGATCGCCGAGGTTCTTGACAATGCGCGCCAGAAGGCGCCGTCCGCCCGCATCTCCGGCGTACTGGTGACGCAGATGATCCAGGGTGGCTTCGAACTGATTGCGGGCGTGGTCAACGACGAGGTCTTTGGTCCGGTCGTGGCGGTCGGCGCGGGCGGCATCTATGCCGAACTCCTGGGCGACACCATCTGCAGGCTGGCACCGTTTGACGACGTGACCGCGCGCGAGATGCTCGATGAACTGAAATGCCGGCGCATCCTTGACGGTGTCCGGGGCAAGCCGGCGCTGGATGTCGATGCGGCGGCGCGCGCGCTGGCTGCGCTGTCGCAGTTTGCCTGGGAAGCGCGCGATCAGGTGGGTGAGGTCGACATCAACCCGCTGTTCGTCCTGCCCAATGGCGTGGTGGCAGCCGATGCTGTCATCATTCCCCGTGGCCACACGGCATCACAGCCGGTCTCCGGGGAACGGCCATGAGCGAGCCCGTGATGGAACTGCCGACGCACCCGGTCACGTTCGAGCCGGTCGGCCACACGCTTGCGGTGCGCGAGGGCGATACGATCCTTGCCGCCGCGCTGAGCCAGAATTTCCCGCTCCCGCATGGCTGCCGCACCGGCACGTGCGGCACCTGCAAGGCCAAGGTACTGGCAGGCGATGTGGATCACGGCGACTCCGACGACTGCGTGTTGTCGGAGGCGGAGCGTGAGCAAGGCTATGCGCTGCTTTGCCAGGCCAAGGCGCGCTCCGCGCTGGCGATCGCAAGCAGCGTGGTCCGTGAAAACATGGACATCCCCATCGTGCGCCTGCCTTGCCGCGTACATCAACTGGAACGGCTGGCGCACGACGTCATGCGCATCCGGCTGCGCTTGCCTGCCACGCAACGCCTGAAGTTCCTGCCAGGCCAGTACATCAATATCGTGATGCCGGGCGGTATTCGCCGCAGCCTGTCGATGGCAAATTCGCCGGAGGATGAGGACCTGGTCGAGCTGCATCTGCGCAACTACGGCGGCCCGTTCAGCACCCACGTCTTCAATGTGATGAGGAAAAAGACCTGCTGCGGATCGAAGGTCCGGTAGGCGCGTTCTTTGTGCGAGAGCAGAGCGCCAAGCCGATCATTTTTGTGGCCAGCGGCACGGGCTTCGCGCCGATCAAGGCCATGATCGAGCATGAGGCAAGCAAGGGAAGCGGCCGTCCGATGACCCTGTACTGGGGTGGCCGCCGTCCTGCCGATCTCTACCTGGATGCGCTGGCAACGACGTGGCAGGAGAAGCATGGCGTCCGGTACGTGCCAGTGGTGTCCGAGGCCCGCGATGAGGATGCCTGGGAAGGGCGCACCGGCTTCGTCCACCAGGCCGTGATGGAAGATTACCCTGACCTGTCCGGCCATCAGGTCTACGCGTGTGGCGCGCCAATCGTCGTGCAATCCGCCCGCGATGACTTTACCAACGTTTGCCGCCTGCCGGAGAGCGAGTTCTTTGCCGACATCTTTGTGTCTGGCGGCGGCAAGGTGCGGGCGGCGGCATAGTAAAAAGACAGGAGACAGCTTTCATGGATAGCAGGCAAGACAATCTGGTCGTCGAACGCGCGGATGATCTTCTGTGGATCACGATCAATCGTGCGGAGAAGGCGAATGCGATGACAGTCGCCATCATGGAGGGCATCACCGCTGCGATCCGGGCAGGCGCGAGCGATCCCACCGTCAAGGCCGTGCTGCTGACGGCCGCGGGGGCCCGCGTGTTCAGTGGCGGCGCGGACGTGCGCGAGCAGCCCGAAGACGGCGACATGGCGCGTCAGCGCGAGCGCCGTTCCCATGCCCTGGCAGCGTTGCAGGATGCCGTGATGGACAACCCGGTCCCGGTCCTTGCCGTACTGAACGGCATCGCCAGCGGCGGCGGCGCCATGCTGGCATTGCTGTCGGACGCCTGTGTCGCGGCGGACACGGCCGCGCTGTCTCTGCCGGAAATCGACCTGGGCATTCCCACATTTTCCGGGGCCAACATTCTTGAGGTCATCGGCGGACGCGCGCTCGCGCTGGACCTGATCCAGACGGGCAGGCGCATGCCGGCACGCGAGGCGTTGACGCGGGGACTGGTCGCGGCCGTGGTACCTGCCGACGAACTGAAACATGCGGCGACGGTGCTTGCAGGAACGTTGGGCGGCAAGGAGCGGCGCGTGTTTGCGGACAACAAGCAATGGATCAACCGGCAACTGAAGGCGGCGTTGCTGGAAGCGCGTGCCCAGCATGCCCGGCACCGCAAAGCCGTCGCGACGGCCGAATCCGTGTCTCGTTAACAATCAGGAGGGGAAAGTGGCAGATCTGGAAATTGAAACGATTGGCCGTGTGATGGTTGCGCGCCTGAATCGACCGGAAAAGAAAAACGCGCTGAGCGAGGAAATGCTTGAGCTTCTGCGCACTGCACTGAACACGGCGAACGACGACCCGGGCATCGGCAGCTTTGTCATCACCGGCAGCGGCGACGCATTCTGCTCGGGCGGGGATCTTGGGCGACGTGGCTCGGAGGCTGACCCGACACCGCTGGAGCGCAAGCAGCGGCTCCAGAACGTCACACATCAGGTCGCGCTGGCGGTGGAAGCGTTCGAGAAGCCGCTTATCGCCGCAGTAAACGGTGCGGCCGTCGGGGCAGGCATGGACCTTTCGCTGATGTGCGACCTGCGCTTTGCGGCGAGCACCGCGAGGTTTGCGGAGGCGTACATTCGTGTCGGCCTTCTGCCAGGCAACGGCGGTTGCTATTTCCTGCCGCGTCTGGTGGGCCCAGCCAAGGCCTTGGAGCTGCTTTGGACTGGTGATTTCGTCCCGGCCGAAGAGGCTCTGCGGATCGGGCTGGTCAATCGGGTTTGCAGCGCGGATGACCTGATGCAAGAGACGATCGCTTTCGCGGCTCGCCTGGCCGACGGCCCGCCGATCCAGACGCGCGATATCAAGAAGCTGATGTATCAATCGCTGCGCACGGACCTGCGCACGAGTCTTGAAACGGTTGCGTCGCATATGGCGGTGGTGCAGTCGACCCGTGACTACAAGGAGGCAATCCTGGCTTACAAGGAGAAGCGCAAGCCGGTATTCGAAGGCCGCTGAACGACGCTCTCCATACGTTATAAGCGCCTTATGCGTTACTTATAGGGTTGATGTAGCGTTGCCCTGTGGGTAGTACACGGCGGGGGTAGGTATCGGGCCTCGGGGGCATAGCGCCAACCCCGCTGCCGTGATGTACCATACAGGGTTTGAAATTATGGATGGAACACCTCCAAATGATGCGCTCGGTGCAACGTATTCTTGCTGTATTCGAAAGCTTCACCGCCGAACGGAGCAGCCTGACGCTACAGGAGATTGCTGACCGCATCGAGCTGCCGAAGTCCACGACGTTCCGCATTGTCCAGAGCCTGGACCAGGCGGGCTATCTGGTTCGCCTGGAGGACCAGCAGTACTGCCTGTCGTTCCGCTTCACGCGGCTCGCCGGCCTGGTCAAGAGTACGCTCGGCATCCGCGAGATCGCCCGCCCGATCCTGACCGAGCTGGCGGAGAAGACCAAGGAGACGATCTCGCTGCATACGGTCAGCGGCCAGCATCGCATCTGCATCGACGCGGTGTCGACTGACGCATCGCCGCTACGCGCCGTGGTCCAGTCGGGCGAGCAGATCCCCTCCTTGCAGGTTCCGGTTCCAAGGTGCTGATGGCGTATATGGCCAAGGATGAAGCGGCTCCTTTCGTCAGCGCTGTCGCCAAGGCGACAAAACGAACCAAAGCCGATGTGCTTGCCGAGTTCGAGAAAGTGCGCGAGCAGGGCTATTCGGTTTCGCATGGGGAACGCCTGCTGGGCATTTCGGCGATCTCGGCTCCCATCAAGGACGTGAACGAGGAAGTGCACTATTGCGTGTCGCTTGGCGCGCCGACGGTGCGCTTGCAAACGCGGGAAAAGGAACTCGTCAAGCAAGTGGTCAGCGCCGCCGCCAATATCTCGCTTCAGCTCGGCGGCAAGGTGCCTTGAGTGGGGCCGCTGGTGCAGCGGCCCAGCGACTGTCTCTTGCTTAAACGGGCAGGCCGCGCTGCACGCGGCCTGCTCACCACTCTTCACCTCGGCTCGCCGGGCGCTTGCGCGTCAAAGCAGCGATCCCACCATCCCGCCCTCCACTGGAATCGTCGCGCCATTGACGAATCCCGCCTGCATCGATGCCAGGAACGTCACCACGCCGGTTGTCTCCTGCTGGGTACCGAGCCGGCCCAGCGGAGTCAGTTTCTTGCGGGCTGCCGTCTTTTCCGCCGAATAGGCGGCACCGCCGCTGCGATGTGACGTGTCGATCAGCGCGGGCGCAACACAGTTCACCGTAATGCCACTGGTGCCGACCTCATTCGCCAGGTGTTTCATATATGCCGTAACGCCGGCCCGGAACACGGTGGACAGACTGTGATGCGGCATCGGCTGCTTGACTGAAGCCGACGTGATGGCGATGATCCGGCCCCAGTTGCGGTCGAGCATCAGTGGAATGACGTGGGTAACCACCTGGATGGTGCCCCACAACTGACTCTGGTACGCCTCCTTCCAGCGCTCCTCGTCGTTTTCTTCTAGCGTGGCGCGGATCGGGTTGGGGGGCGTGATGTATTCAGGACCACGATGTCCGGTCCACCGCCGTGCTGCCGGAGCGTGGAAGCCAGACGTTCCACGTCGGCGCGAACCAGCATGTTGCCGGGGACCGCAAGGGCCTTCACGCCGTGCTGCTGTTCGATCTCATCCGCAACGGCTTGCAGCTTGTCAGCGGAGCGGGCGAACAGCACCACATTGACGCCCTCCGCTGCCAGGGCGTGCGCAATGTTCCTGCCCATGCCGCCGCTGGAGGCCGTGATCAGCGCAGTCTTTCCTTTGATTCCTAGATCCATGTTTCTTACTCACTAAGGTGGGGCCGATGTCCCTTCGCGACGATTGCCGGCCACTAGTCAAGACCTGCCATTCCCATCCAATACTGGAGCTGGCTGCCTGAAGTTTCGACGTCATACTTCCGGCAGAACTCTAGTCGCCCATCGGCCTCGATGCGAAAGACCGAGAGTGCCGCCAGGACGTGCCTGGTTTTTTCGCCATCGCGTTCATTCAGCGCCTTAATGCTCGCTGTCACAAGCAGGCGCCCGCCTGGGTCGCACGCAAATGTGCGGATGTGAAAGGATTGCGTGTCGGCATGCTGGAGAAGCGTGGGTTCACCCGTTTCCTCGTCGATCCCATACACCGCGATGTTATTTTCCCCGCCTGCGAACACCTTGTGGTCCCCGTCGGCGACGGCGTGGTCCGCCCGATTGGCAACGTAGACACAATGACCCGCTGGATGGACATGAATGGGACCGCCCAGTTGCCTGGGGCGAACCAACTCAGGCTGGCGCAGTGTTGGACAGGTGAAGGCCGGCGCCGCTTCGATGCCGCCTTCGCTGTAGCGAAACATATAGAGCCGGTTGGTGCGTTCGTCCGAAGCATATAGCCAGGGTTTTGACGGGTGAAACGCGATGTGACGCGGGCCGAAGCCATATCCCCCTGCGGGGCAACCACCCCGCCCGTCGAAAGCTGGCCATCCGTGAAGCCGAAGGTCCGCAGCGCGCCGGGCTCTTCTGGCTTGTCGCCCTGCGCCTTGTTGCCGCGGTCGACGATCACCGCCGTGCGGCCCGACGGCGTGACCATGACCTGATGCGGATAGATGCCGTAGTCCAGGGCGGTGGCTTGCACAACGCGATCGCCGATCTCGCCATTGGCTTCCACGCGATGCACTGTGATGCCGCTCGACGGATAGTTGTGCCCATTCAGGATATAGCGCCCCGAGGGATCCACGCACATATGCACGGCGCGACGCGGCAATGCCTTGCTTTCCCCATGGGGAAGCAATGCGCCATTCGCGCCGATGGCAAATGCGCTGACGTGGTTGCAGTGTGATTCGACCCGTGGGCCACCGTTGCTGGTGGAAACATACAGGTACGGTTTGGCAGGGTGCCGCCAGGCATATTGCACCTTGGCGGGAACCCGGATGGTTTCCTTCCTGACAAGCGTAGCGGAATCGACGTCCACCGTGTAATGGGTGAGCATGTCGTCAACGGCGCTATATAAAGCGACGGATCTTGCCATCGGATTCTCCGGCGAGTATTCGGGTCAGGGCGCAGGTTCGGCAACCGGCGTGAACATCGGGATCGATGTGCCGCCTTCGGACGTCTTGAAGACCACCCTGACGCGCTGGCCGATC
This genomic window contains:
- a CDS encoding enoyl-CoA hydratase/isomerase family protein, which encodes MDSRQDNLVVERADDLLWITINRAEKANAMTVAIMEGITAAIRAGASDPTVKAVLLTAAGARVFSGGADVREQPEDGDMARQRERRSHALAALQDAVMDNPVPVLAVLNGIASGGGAMLALLSDACVAADTAALSLPEIDLGIPTFSGANILEVIGGRALALDLIQTGRRMPAREALTRGLVAAVVPADELKHAATVLAGTLGGKERRVFADNKQWINRQLKAALLEARAQHARHRKAVATAESVSR
- a CDS encoding CapA family protein, giving the protein MSGSVTVLIGGDCGPAHGPRDGFPIEGYTELVRPVLEQADMRFVNCMRTYSSRGIRAEHAPQVGQPVEMAEIYTNGMFDAVTMANNHTYDAGPDAMLDTRELLNSRGIQVTGAGRDLKEARRAAIVEKNGVNVAYLGYTSVAAAGSEAGPDKPGVTSIRIRTSYETRGPHQPVGIRTEPDPEDLAMLVEDIRALREEADIVILAFHSGVIRLPRVIADYQVAVSHAAIDAGADLVVAHAPHIPKAVEVYKGKTIFYSLGVFAMTKGFPAPSWAEPAWAHGAVRNHTDLDPDFPLMPYGKACTLSLLAKAVVSKEGLCASDSCPWPWTSGTGRKSCAAGTRNSTRFSTIWNGHRWICRIPSVWKGTR
- a CDS encoding SDR family oxidoreductase; its protein translation is MWGTIQVVTHVIPLMLDRNWGRIIAITSASVKQPMPHHSLSTVFRAGVTAYMKHLANEVGTSGITVNCVAPALIDTSHRSGGAAYSAEKTAARKKLTPLGRLGTQQETTGVVTFLASMQAGFVNGATIPVEGGMVGSLL
- a CDS encoding enoyl-CoA hydratase/isomerase family protein produces the protein MADLEIETIGRVMVARLNRPEKKNALSEEMLELLRTALNTANDDPGIGSFVITGSGDAFCSGGDLGRRGSEADPTPLERKQRLQNVTHQVALAVEAFEKPLIAAVNGAAVGAGMDLSLMCDLRFAASTARFAEAYIRVGLLPGNGGCYFLPRLVGPAKALELLWTGDFVPAEEALRIGLVNRVCSADDLMQETIAFAARLADGPPIQTRDIKKLMYQSLRTDLRTSLETVASHMAVVQSTRDYKEAILAYKEKRKPVFEGR
- a CDS encoding SDR family NAD(P)-dependent oxidoreductase produces the protein MRLKEKVAIVTGGASGLGKAIALRFASEGAMVIIVDVNDAAMAATAEEIQGLGGKARAYKVDVTQQQELRNVMEDVVAAEGRVDILVNNAGVTRYRPFGSMGDADWNAVLDLDLKGVFYCAQAAAPYMERQQYGKIVNISSSLGTGTTPHIGALTAGASAPYASAKAAVIQLTKTLARELGPSGVNVNCVAPGFFLTPLTGATRSPDEVAEHIRVRTSMAVLNRPGRLEELAAAVLFFASDDSSFVTGHTLYVDGGRTDRM
- a CDS encoding lactonase family protein; the encoded protein is MAFHPSKPWLYASDERTNRLYMFRYSEGGIEAAPAFTCPTLRQPELVRPRQLGGPIHVHPAGHCVYVANRADHAVADGDHKVFAGGENNIAVYGIDEETGEPTLLQHADTQSFHIRTFACDPGGRLLVTASIKALNERDGEKTRHVLAALSVFRIEADGRLEFCRKYDVETSGSQLQYWMGMAGLD
- a CDS encoding SDR family NAD(P)-dependent oxidoreductase yields the protein MDLGIKGKTALITASSGGMGRNIAHALAAEGVNVVLFARSADKLQAVADEIEQQHGVKALAVPGNMLVRADVERLASTLRQHGGGPDIVVLNTSRPPTRSAPR
- a CDS encoding Bug family tripartite tricarboxylate transporter substrate binding protein, which codes for MGQPVVIENHGGANGMVAANAVAAAAPDGYTLLLTSMGMTTNPYLYTKSARDPVKDFTPISLLANVPNVIVVNPKLPARNLDELLRLARSSKTPLTSGTTGQAAPGHLATELLQRAANVKFSFVPYKGSAPALNDVMAGYVDMSLPTVVAALPSIRSGKVRAIAVTGAGRSSLLPDVPTLAEAGVKDLSGSSGWYGLVGPAKMPREVVERLSQAVVKIMNSSDVRERFQANGADPVGSNSDEMAAFVAQDYRRWGELIRAANIKAEAQ